In a single window of the Hippocampus zosterae strain Florida chromosome 6, ASM2543408v3, whole genome shotgun sequence genome:
- the adam28 gene encoding disintegrin and metalloproteinase domain-containing protein 28 has protein sequence MTPKLLFWVLILNASLKLSESQTPVFEGGKDYELVRPVRLHLVRRRDIGNLRPETIRYAMTVEGRDLEMHLQKNNDLLTQDYTETFYQGDGKQITTFPNDIDHCYYHGKIVNESDSAVSISTCDGLRGYFRTSAQRYLIEPLAGDDEGHHAVTKFNEKDYTPAVCGVTNTTWSTDFEPPTSRSRSRKAGISIERQQKYIELYLVADNREYVKLNRDQTALRKRIFEIVNYVNMVYKPLRTFIALVGLEIWSNGDLISITPPAGANLNAFMTWRNSVLVKRKNHDNAHLISGIDFEGATVGLAYIGTLCSGHSVGVVQDHNNRAIAVGATLAHEMGHNLGMNHDDSSACICSGDSCIMAASLSWETPRAFSSCSSRDYNRYLTGRSPSCMLDKPDYRSLVVPSVCGNGFVEKGEQCDCGPEEECTNPCCNATTCALSEGSQCAAGECCDKCKILPRSWECRTKQDECDLAEYCDGENAACPEDVFGVNGLPCDEGSGYCHNGQCPKRSDQCIKLYGPSAIDARPSCYNQNTRGTYYGFCKRPSNDRHIPCQQQDAFCGKLFCHQGKDNPNYGRMVRIGDCKAAFFADYTKDYGQVDTGTKCGDGKVCSDNQCVSLPVAFRNTNCSAKCPGHAVCNHRSECQCEPGWLPPSCSSKDNEFSSLSTGSTVAIAVTISLVVLGIIAATAVVIWKKRQSPILPTDHKVRKQPAVDSSAFHLNKAPAPRPPTQVPPAKRPKPKGAPPPPPLAAANRPNPTSQNYMGVRQALRPVPPPKV, from the exons tgaCTTACTTACTCAAGACTACACAGAGACTTTTTACCAAGGAGATGGCAAACAAATCACCACTTTTCCAAATGACATT GATCACTGCTACTATCACGGGAAGATTGTGAATGAAAGTGACTCGGCGGTTAGCATCAGCACGTGTGACGGACTTCG ggGCTATTTCAGGACATCAGCCCAGAGGTACTTAATTGAGCCCCTCGCTGGCGATGATGAGGGGCATCATGCCGTAACAAAGTTCAACGAGAAGGACTACACACCCGCGGTGTGCGGTGTCACCAACACAACATGGAGCACAGATTTCGAGCCCCCAACAAGCCGCAGTCGCTCAAGAAAAGCG GGTATATCGATTGAGCGTCAACAGAAGTACATTGAGCTCTACCTTGTTGCTGATAACCGGGAG TATGTGAAGCTGAATCGGGATCAAACAGCCCTGAGGAAGAGGATATTCGAAATCGTGAATTATGTCAACATG GTGTACAAACCCCTGAGGACCTTTATTGCTCTTGTTGGGCTGGAGATCTGGTCCAATGGTGACTTGATCTCCATCACTCCTCCGGCTGGAGCTAACCTAAATGCTTTCATGACATGGAGGAATTCTGTGCTGGTCAAGAGAAAAAATCATGACAATGCACATCTTATCAG TGGGATTGACTTTGAGGGAGCAACGGTGGGACTGGCGTACATTGGGACTCTGTGTTCTGGTCATTCTGTTGGAGTTGTGCAG GACCACAATAATCGGGCCATTGCCGTGGGAGCCACGTTGGCCCACGAGATGGGCCATAATCTTGGCATGAATCATGATGACTCCAGTGCTTGTATCTGCTCCGGTGATAGCTGCATCATGGCTGCGTCCCTCAG CTGGGAAACCCCTCGCGCTTTCAGTAGCTGCAGCAGCAGAGACTATAACAGATACTTGACTGGCCGCAGCCCAAGCTGTATGCTGGACAAACCAGACTACAGGAGTCTGGTGGTGCCCTCTGTCTGTGGAAACGGTTTTGTGGAGAAAGGAGAGCAGTGTGACTGTGGCCCTGAAGAG GAGTGCACCAACCCATGCTGCAACGCTACCACTTGCGCCCTAAGTGAGGGTTCCCAGTGTGCTGCAGGGGAATGCTGTGACAAGTGCAAG ATACTTCCACGATCTTGGGAGTGTCGGACGAAGCAGGATGAGTGTGATCTCGCAGAATATTGTGATGGGGAGAACGCCGCCTGTCCTGAGGATGTATTCGGTGTCAACGGCTTACCGTGCGATGAAGGTTCTGGTTATTGTCATAACGGCCAGTGTCCCAAAAGATCAGACCAGTGCATCAAATTATACGGACCAA GTGCTATTGACGCTCGTCCTTCCTGCTACAACCAGAACACCAGAGGAACTTACTATGGCTTCTGCAAACGTCCCTCAAATGATCGACACATCCCCTGCCAGCAACA AGATGCGTTTTGTGGGAAGCTCTTCTGTCACCAAGGAAAAGACAACCCAAACTATGGTCGCATGGTGAGGATTGGTGACTGCAAAGCAGCTTTCTTTGCAGACTACACGAAAGATTACGGCCAGGTGGACACCGGTACCAAATGTGGGGACGGAAAG GTGTGCAGTGACAATCAATGCGTGAGTCTTCCGGTGGCTTTCAGAAACACAAACTGTTCAGCAAAATGTCCTGGCCACGCG GTGTGTAATCACAGAAGCGAGTGTCAGTGTGAACCCGGCTGGTTGCCTCCTTCATGCAGTTCCAAGGACAATGAATTCAGCTCTCTCTCTACTG GATCGACTGTTGCCATCGCAGTGACAATTTCATTAGTGGTTCTGGGGATTATTGCTGCCACCGCGGTCGTCATCTGGAAAAAGCGACAGAGTCCCATTTTACCAAC TGACCATAAAGTAAGGAAGCAGCCGGCAGTGGACAGCTCCGCTTTCCATCTTAACAAAGCACCCGCTCCCCGCCCACCCACCCAAGTGCCGCCG GCTAAGAGGCCAAAACCCAAAGGagctcctccacctccacctctaGCAGCGGCAAACAGACCAAATCCCACAAGCCAAAATTACATGGGAGTCCGTCAG GCACTAAGGCCAGTCCCCCCACCGAAGGTCTAA